In the Nitrosopumilus cobalaminigenes genome, ATATCTAGAGAATTTTTCTAAGTCATTTTCGCAAAAGACTATTAAGATGTATTTGTAGATTCATCCTATTGGCTACAGTAAATATTGAAACCAATTTAGGAAAAATTTCATTTAATCTTCTACCTGAATTAGCTCCAGAGACTGTAAGAAATTTTGAAAAATTAGCAAAAGATGGATTTTATGATGGAACTCTTTTCCACAGAGTCATTCCTGGATTTATGATTCAAGGTGGGGATCCAAATACAAAAACTGACAATAAAGGTTCATGGGGAATGGGTGGACCAGGATATAATATCAAAGCTGAGTTTAATTCCAGATCTCATCTTAGAGGCATAGTTTCTATGGCTAGATCACAGGATCCAGATAGTGCAGGTTCACAATTTTTCATTGTTACCTCAGATAGTGCATTTTTAGATAGACAATATACAGTATTTGGTGAAGTTACAGAAGGAATGGATGTTGCAGATAAGATTGTAAATCTTGACAGAGATGGCAATGACTGTCCATTAGAAAAAACACAAATGATTCGTGTAACTGTGGAATAAATGAACTCAAAAATTATTACTAGTTTTCTAATATTGTCAGTAATTCTAATCATACCACAAGTATACGCACAATCAGAACCAATTCCCGAAGTTAATCAAAAATCAGTACAAGTAACAATTGAAAGTGATGGAAATGTTAGTGTATTACATCAAATTAGAGATACAAATGATTCAAGAGAACTAAAATTTGTTGATGGAACAGTCTCTAATGTAGAATTCATAGATAAATTGGGAAGATATGAAGCAGTTGAAATTACACCAGGTGCAAAATCAATTGTTATCTTACCAAATCAAGGAGAAATGTTTGTAAAATATGATCTTGATGATGCATTAATTCTAAAAAACAATATTTGGTCGTTAGATTTTAGATATCTAGAAACAACAACGTTTGTGGTTCCAGAGGAAGTGAAATTATTATTTGCAAATGAAAGACCTGTTTTTTTAGAAAGTAAAAATGCGTTTACATGTCATGGATGTCAGATGCTTTTAGAATATTCAATTAATGAACCAATAAAAATTCAAACCGTGGAATGGGAAAATCAAAAATTTGTAGTTGAAATGATTACATTTGCAGAAATAGAAAACTTTCAATTTAGTCAACCTACAAAAGAAATTAGTTTCAATGTAAATCAAAGTGATCAATTTGTCACTACAGTAATTCCACTAGAATTATTGTGGGGACCATATGCAGTTTTTCTAAATGATGAAAAAACATTTTTCCATGAATATGTCAATAATGGAACTCATGTTTGGGTAAACATGAAACCTGATACTACAGGTAAAATTTCAATTATTGGTACCACTGTTGTACCTGAATTTCCAATTATTGCACCATTAGCTATAGGATTTTTGATAATTATGATGGTTCCCTTAATAAGAAAATTTAATCTCCGCTAGACCCACAAGAGCAAAAACCATATTCATCTATTCTAACATTACAAACTGCACATTTTTCTCCATAGTCTACTTCCCAAGGTTCCTTTCCAAAAAGTTTGAAATGATCATCAATTTCTATCGGAATTTCTCTTTTCTTTTCCAATGATTTGTATAGTCATTTCAACTATACATACATTATCGGAGAATAGTCATGAAAATTGAATGTGGTTGTCATTGTATAAAATGCAAAAGTACAGATCTAGAATCAAATCGAATTGGACAAATTGAAAAAGATGGATATTTTGACATGCATCATACATGTAATCAATGCAAGACACATTTTGATCATCTAGATGGACAAGTATTTTCAAAATGTGAAAAGTGCAGTTATTTTTCTAGTTAGCAATTAATTCTTCTTGAACAAAATAATGAGTTCTATTTTCTTCAGAATTTTTCATAATTTCTTTGTTTGATGCCATTTTTGCTAATGCTTTTGATACATCTAATGGACTGGCTGCCCAACCATATTCTCTAAGTTGTTGAACAGTTTCAGTTACTGTTCTTGGAGAATCAAAAAACTTGCTTGTTTCTAAAATTCTTAATTTTGATTTAATTTCATGAGATGTGATGTATTTTGGTTCATTGAATTCTGGTTCATATGCTTCTGCATCATCTAAATATTCTAATCCAAATTGTGCTGGTTGCTCAACTTGAGATGGTTTTTGGATACTTTCAGATTCATAAACTATTTTTGCTTGATTTTCAGGTAAATGATTTGATAAGTTATCAATGATTTCGCCTAATGTTTGATTATCCACATAGAAATCTCTAGAGTCAACCTCAATTTCATTTTCACCTATTTTGAGTTTAATTCTAGCCATTGACAAATAATCATTTAATTTTGATTTATTCTGTTAGCTCTAAGGAGCTTTAAGATTAGATCAAAACTTTTACACAATTTATTGGGATTTTTTTCTCTTCAGGTTAAATGTAAATTTGTAAAAACTAGTCATGGAATCATCTAAGAAAGCAGGCGTAATTGTTCTGTTTATACTTGGGATGAGTATTTTTGGATATTCACAGTACGCCTCTGCATCTCAAATTGGAGTGAGTATTAGTCAAAGTGAATTATTAGATGAAAATGATGTAGGTTCAAACTATAATGTAGAATTACAATTTGATAACCCCTCATTACTATTTCTTTCAGCAGGTGAAACTGAATTTTTTGTAATTTCTAATGATGAAATTATTGGAAAAGGTAACTTGGAATCATTTACTTTACAACCATTAGATAGTAGTTTTGTCAAAGGTACTTTCCATACCGATGTTAATTCAGATGAAGCACAATCGGTAAAAATTTCAGGTGTAACAAAATATGATATGTTAATTACATCTATTGATGTTCCATTTGTATACTATCCAACAGAAGAACAAGCAAGAGAATTTATACATCAAAATTAATTTCTCATCAAATGCTTACTGTTTTTGGTTCTACAGCACTAGATACAATTAGAACTCCAAAAAAAACATTAAAGAATGTTCTAGGAGGAGCTGCTACATTTGCAGCAATTTCAGCTAGTAATTTTGTAGATACTGGATTAATTGCAGTGGTTGGGAAAGATTTTCCAAAACCACATCATAGTACATTATCAAAATATCTTGATTTACAAGGATTGACAATCAAAGATGGGAAAACATTTCGTTATGATGGAAAATATGATAATACACTCAGTACAAGATCTACATTAAAAACTGAATTAAATGTTCTTGAAGATTTTAAAGCAACTGTTCCTGAAGCTTATAAAAAATCTCAGTTTGTATATCTGGCAAATAATGATCCAGAACAAAATACGTCATTGATTAAAGAGTTTGATAAAGTAAAATTTTCTATGTGTGATACAATAGACTTTTGGATTTCTACAAAACGTGAGGCAGTAATTAAAATGATCAAAGCAGTTGATGCAGTTGTAATTAATGATGAAGAGGCTAAACTTCTAACTAAAGAATTCAATTTGATAAAATGTGCAAAAAAAATGATGCAATGGGGTGCAAAATACGTTATAATCAAAAAAGGTGAACATGGTTCATTGATGTTTTATGATGATGTAATTTTTCCTACTGCAGGATTTTCACTAGAAGATGTCGTGGATCCTACTGGGGCAGGAGATTCATTTGCAGGAGCAATGATAGGATATCTTGCAAGTAAAAAATCTACTAAAATCTCAGATATTAAAAAAGCAGTTGTTTATGGAAATGTCTTAGGATCATTTGCAGTTGAGAGATATGGGTTAGATGGTTTACTAAAAATAAAAAATGGCGACATTGCAAAACGTGTAAAAATATATGAAAAAATGATTCGTTTCTAAAAAGACTTAAGTTTAATAATTTTCCAAAATAATTCATCATTGTCACAAGAAACATCTGAAAAAGATCGATTAGATACAATATTCAAACTTCAACAAGGTCTATCAGACATGATGAAATTAGATAGATACCCAAAAGATACTGAAGGAAGAGTTTCTGCATTATGTACAGCAATAATGCACGAAGCAGTTGAACTACAAAGAACAACCAACTGGAAATGGTGGAAAACTCCAGTTGAGTTTAACGAAGCTGAAGCTAGAGAGGAATTAATTGATATTTGGCATTTTGTTGTACAAGCATCTTTGGAACTAAAACTTACGCCTGATGATATTTTAGATGAATATAAAAAGAAAAATGAGATAAATCGTGAAAGACAGAGAACTGGATATTAAAAAATCTAAATTTGCTCTAAAATTAATTTAAAATCAGTTTGATTTATCATGTTTACAAGTTTTATATTTTCTTGAAAATATTTTATTTCTGATTTAGATACTGTAAGATAAGGATCTGGACTAGTGGAATTAATTATTTTATTATTTTGATCAACACCATTTTTGTGTAATTCAAATAAAGAATGACCAGATTTATGCCCCCAAACCTCTTTTCCACAAACAATGATTGAATTAACTTGGGGATTTTTATTTACATATTTGATAATAGAATCAATTCCTTTATTTTCTGACAATAGACGTCCTACAATTGATATTTCATTAAGAATTTTAGAATTTGCAAAATTTTTCAATAAATCTATGCTTGAAAGTGTACAGATTGCCACTGAAGATTTTGAATTACCAAGGTAAAATTCTTCATTGATAGGTAAAATGGCCTTACATAATTCACCAATAGCCTCACCTATTGCATTCATAATATTTCATGCATTGTTTTAGCAATAAATTCAATATTTTTTTGAGTTACACCTGGATGAATCGGTAAAGAGAGCACATGAGTAGATGCCCAATCAGTAACAGGAAGTTTTGTTTTTAATTTGTAAAATGGAGTTTTATGAATTGGTGTTGGATAGTATGCTGCTGCACCAATTCCTTTTTCATTTAATTTTTTTAATAATTTATTGCGTTTATCTGACGAAACTGTATAAAGATACCAATTTACATTTTCATTTTTTCTTTCAATAGGTAATTCAACTTTAAGATCAGAAATTAATTTTGTTAAAAATTTGGCATTGTTCCTTCTAGATTTTAAAAATTTGGGAAGTTTTTTCATCTGTACGGTTGCAATTGCAGCATTAATTTCTGGTAATCGTAAATTCAAACCAAATATTCTAGTATCATATCCATGTACCATTCCATGATTTCTAATCATCAATAGTTTATCACGAAGATTTTTGTTATTAGTTACAATAAAACCTCCTTCACCTGCAGTCATGACCTTAGCAGGATACATACTATAACATCCCATCTCAAAGAAAGTTCCAGTGTGTTTTCCTTTGTAAGTCGAACCCAAAGATTGAGCAGAATCTTCAATTATAGGAATATTATATTTTTTAGAAATTTCAGATAATCTTTCAATAATTGCAACATTTCCATAAAGATGAACTGGGATTATAGCACGAGTTTTTTTAGTAATTTTTTTTTCCAAATCTTCAGGATCAATAGTAAAATTTTCTTTTAAGATATCAACAAAAATTGGTTTTGCTCCAGTTGAAACAACCGCATTTGCAGTTGCTACAAATGTAAAAGAAGGAACTAAAACTTCATCACCCTTGTGGATATCAAGAGCATAAAGGGCTGCTTGTAAAGCTGCAGTGCCAGAATTCACTGCAATAGTATATTTCGAGTTTACAAAAGATGCTGCAGATCTTTCAAAATCTTGGACATGTTTTCCTCCTAAATTGGCAGATGATGTTAATGCACCATTTTTTAGAATAGATGTGACTGCAGATATCTCCTCCTTGCCTACAAGAGGAATGTTAATTGCAATTTTCAACATTATTCCTGTTTATAACTAGTCTATAAATCTCAGCAAAGAAACATGAATTTTTATATTTCAAAATTTGGCAAACGGCATCATGAAGCCGCGTCATTTAGAAAAATCAGATTCAGGCTACAAAGTCTATCTATACATTTTCTATATTTGCGGTTTCATAATGGCAGCATCATTAGTTTTTGGTGTATATGTTACTATGATAGAATGGTTAGAAAATGGAACTTATGTTATGGGTGAAGCTATTCATAATACAACAATTCCATTTGAAAATTTTGCTAGAGTATCAACTTGGATATTTTTCTCAACAATAATTGGTTGGTATTGTGTTACTAGAATAGGATGGAAAAGAACTGCAGGTGATAAAATTATTGGTACAAGAATGGCATTACTTCAATTGATGTTACTAAGTTTTTCAATTATTACACTCTATGAAGTATTATACAATTTTACTGTGTTAAATGCACAAATGACCGCAGGGATAATAGATGGAATGGTTCCAGATATTGATAAATTATCAGTGGCGTATCCAGATCCAGATAGACCATGGAATTTAGTTTTTGCAACCAAAGTATTTCTTGCAGCATTTATCATTAGTACTCATGCATTTTATCTCAGTATAAAACCTAGAAAAAGTCTTGATGAATAATAGATTTTAAAAAAACTATTTCTACTTTGTTTGATTTACAGTACTATGGGCTTATTTGGTTCTAACAAAAACGAATTAAAATGTAAAAAATGTGGAACAGTTCTACCTGATTCTGATAGATTAAAAAAACATCAAGAAAAAGCCCATAACAAGAAAAAGGAAAAATGCAGAGCTTGTGGTGCTGAATTTGATTATTCTGAAGATCTAAGAAAACATAAGAAGAATTGTAAATAAAATTTATTCAGATAATCCAGATTCATATTTTGGTTGTCTTCTCAGAGCTTTTTCAATTGAATCTAAATTTTTAATCTCATTTTTTGAATTCAATGATAAAGTTTGTATCATTTCTGAGCCTAATTGAACTGATTGTTCAGGTAATGTTTCAAGAAATTTTTCAAGGCCTTTTTTATAATTTGCAATTAATTCTAATCCCTCTTCAAGAGTCATAAACAATCTATAGATATCTAGTATTCAAACCTTCTATGTTCAAAAGAAAATTTTGAATAACTTTATACGTTTACTTCTCAAAAGTTGTTTTGATTTGGATATTACAGAAAAAGTAGATTTGATTATGAAACCACCAACTGAGGAAGTAGTAACACAAGAAGAATTAATAGAATTATTCAAAACAAATTCATCACCAAATCACTATATTGGTTTAGAGATTTCTGGATTCCTACATCTTGGCAGTCTGATAAGTACAGGTTTTAAAATTAATGATTTTGTAAAAGCAGGAGTAAAATGTAAAATATTTCTTGCAGATTGGCACACTCTGATTAATGATAAGCTAGGTGGAGATTGGGAAACAATTGAAAAAGTTTCAAAATATTATCAAGATGCTTTCAAATTAGTTTGTCCTGATGCTGAAATAATTCTTGGATCAAAATTATATGAAGAAAAAACTGAATACTGGTCTGAACTTGTTAAATTCACAAAACATATGTCAATTGCTAGAACTATGAGAACTCTAACAATTATGGGAAGATCAGAAGATGATAAAAAAATTGATGTTGCAAAGTTACTTTATCCTGCAATGCAAGCAGTTGATATTCATTCTTTAGATGTAGATATTGCGCATGCTGGAATGGATCAAAGAAAAATTCACATGCTTGTCAGAGAAATATTCCCAAAAATGAAATGGAAAGTTCCTGTTGCAGTTCATCATAAACTTTTACCAGGATTATCAAAGCCTGCAGATTCAAATAATGACAAAATAGTAGGAAAAATGAGTAAGTCAGATCCAAATTCAGGTGTGTTTATTCACAATACTGATGATGAAATTAAGAAAAAAATAAGCAAAGCATGGTGTGAAGAAGCTAATATAGAAAGTAATCCTCTACTTGAAATCTCAAGATCTGTAATCTTTCATGAATTTAATGAAATGAAAGTAGAAAGACCTGAAAAATTTGGTGGAAATGTATCCTATACTGATTATAATCAACTGGAAAAAGATTTTGCAGGAAAAAAACTACATCCAGGGGATTTGAAACAAACAGTCGGAAATTACTTGGTGGAAATAGTTTCTCCAATTAGAAATAAAATAAATCTTAGTGATGAATTGAGTGAGTCCATTAAGAAAAGTTTCTAAACTTTAAGATTAGGATTAGTTTGTTCTTCTAAATTATATTTTGATTTGTAACCTCTTGGATTAATCATCAAATCTTTGTAAGTATATGTAGATGAGTTTCCAACAATTACAGTACTAACCATGCCTAATTGTTCGGAATGATTAGGTAAATTTTCTAAATCAGTCATTACAATAGATTCAGATTCTCTAAATGCACCTTTAATGATTGCAACAGGTGTAGTTGGTTTTCTGTATTTTAAAAGAATTTTTCTTGTATCTTGTAATTGATGAGTTCTTTTTTGACTTGCAGGATTGTATATGACAAGTACAAAATCACCTTGTGCAGCTGCTTCAACTCTCTTTGAAATAACTTCCCATGGAACCAATAAATCACTCATACTTACAACTGCAAAATCACTCATCAGTGGTGAACCAATTATTGATGCACATGAATTAAGTGCTGATACGCCAGGAACAATTTCAACTTGTAAATCATCTTTAGGATTCCATCCAGATTCAGCAAGTGTTTCATAGATCAATCCTGCCATTCCATAAATTCCAGGATCACCACTTGAAACAAGTGAAACTATTTTTCCAGATTTAGCAAGATCAATACACTGGTGAGCTCTTTCAACTTCTTGAGTCATAGCATAACGATGAACAGTTTTACCTGCAATTAGATCTTGAACCAAATTAACATAAGTTTCATAACCTACAATTGTATCACTTTCGCCAATCACTTCTTTTGCTCGAAATGTCATATGATCATGATGGCCAGGTCCTACACCAACAATGTTTAGTTTACCAGTCAATTTTAAAAGAAATTTTTTTTCAAGTAATTTATCCGTTTAGTGAGATCTTATTGGAATGGATCTATAAAGGGACAATTCACTATATGATCACTGTTTGTTGGTCGTGCAATGCTTACTGATAGCATATCATCTGCTCGAAATGAATCAATATCAGATTTTGTTTCAAGAATTTTTGCAGATTCAGTATCATTCCATTCAACTAGATAAATTCTCCACATTGGACTATAGTTTTTGTCGCCAAGTGCAGCTGCAGCAATTCCGGGTTGAAATCCTAATGGACCAGAACCAATAATTCCATTTTTGAATTGGAATAAATCAACTGCTCCAGAATTAGCAATAAGATTAGCAGAACTTGGGGATGATACAACTCCCATTGATTCTGCAGGACCTGTAGGTGTTGCATCAGTAACGATATAGTAAATTGTTCTACCATCTGGACCCCATCCTCTATGAGCTACAAATGTTACAGTCATTTCTTCCTCATTAATTTCAGTTATTTGGCCACCACTGTATGACATTTCATCTGAAATTTCTTTATCAGAACGAACTATCATTTGTCCATCTGGCCAACTTATTTGAGGAGCGTTTAGTATTATTCCTGTTTCGTTGAATTCAATTCTACCACCTTCTTCAGCGACAATTACATCGTCAGCAGATGTAAATTCAATTTCTTTTTGTCCAACTTTCCATGTAACTTCAATTACAGAACTTAGTGCACTATATTCTGATTCTTGTGATGGTGTATTGGAAATAACTTCATTTTGAAATCCAAAAATTCCATCACCTTTGATTCCATTTTTAAAAATAAATAATTTTTGTAAAGTGTTTTCTGGAACATTTGCAAGTAATGGAGCAACTTCTACTTTCCATTCTTGTTTATCAGACATTATTTTTGCATAATCTTCATCACTACTATCAGTGATAATGTATAGAACTTGATTGCCTTCATAGATTCCTTTATGCATTGGAATTGTAGCTGGTACATTTGTTTTTGATAATAACGATGATGGTTCCTCTTTTTCTAATTCAATTTTTTGCATAATTACTTCTGTCGGTTGTCCTCTAATCCATCCATCAACACTTACAGTTGTAGTAAATTGTTTAGAATTAGGAGAATGCAATGCTACAGCAGCTCCTGTAAATTCAAATGATCCTGAATTTTTCTGTAGATCAATTAATGACAAACCATAAATTGTTTTTCCATCTACTGTCCAGGTAGGTTGACCTTTTGATTCTTGAGAACTAATTTCGTGTAAAACTACAATTTGTACAGGTTCACTAGAGGTAAATGTCATTGAGCCATCATATATTGTTCCTTCATTAGGAGATAGAATTAGTGCCAGTTGATGATTTTCATGTCCTTGACCTGGATCTTGAGAAGAAGTTATAGTTTCAGTAAAGTGTATTTTTTTTCTTGAACCTGCATCAACTAATTGATCAGATGTTGAAGATACAAAAATTATACCAATTGTAAAAATTCCAATTATTAACAAAGCTGGAAGTTTTTTCAATAAGTAATCTTGAGATTATTCCCTTAAATGATTTTGTCTAGTGCAAATTCATTATGTAATGCACGTACAGCTGCATTGGTATCAGAATTTTTTACAACAAATGCTAGATTAAGTTCAGAAGAACCTTGTGTAATCATTGATACATTTACTTTATTTTTCTCAATTGCACCAAAAACTTTCGAAGCAACACCCACAGTTCCTCTCATTCCTGATCCAATTAGTGCAATGATTGCAACATTTGTGGTAATATCTAATTTTTTGATAATCTTACCCAGTAATTCTAATTCTAATGCACTAACAGCTTTGTCAAGATCAGTGTTTTTGACTACAATTGTAATACTTGATTCAGATGGATTTTGTGAGATCATCATTACATTGATTCCAGCTTTTGCTAAAGTTGCAAATATTTTTGCTGCAGTTCCAGGAGTTCCAACCATACTACCTCCTTGGACATCAATTAATCCATTATTTCGTACATTACTGACACACTTTACAGTATTTTTTACAGCTGAGGATGTTGATGCTGAAACTAGAGTTCCTTCATTTTTGATATTGAAAGAATTTCTAATTTTCATTGGAATTTTCTTTGTGATTAGAGGCTCAAATGTTCGTGGATGTATTTGCTTTGCACCAAATAGAGCCATTTCAATTGCTTCAATGTATGATACTTCTTTGAGTAATTTTGCATTTTTTACAATTTTAGGATCTGCTGTCATCAATCCATCTACATCACTCATTAACCAAATCTCATCTGCTTTGATGCAAGAACCTACAATTGTTGCAGAATAATCTGAACCACCTCTACCAAAAGTAGTTACATGTCCATGTTGATCAGCACCTACAAATCCCCCTACAACAGGAATTGTTTTCTTTGAGAATAGAGCATCTACAGTTTTCGATACTCTTAATCTAGTTGTATCTATGAGTGGTTTTGATTCACCAAAGTTTGAATCAGTTACAATTCCTACTTCCTTTCCTGTAAGAGGAATTGATTTTTTTCCAGAGTCTGCAATTGCTGATGAAACTAATTTTATTGACAGCCTTTCTCCAAATGAAAATAAATAATCCATCGTTCTAGGAGTTACTTCGCCTAACAACACCATTCCATCAATTAGTGCAACAAGTTCATCAAAATCCTCATCGAATTTTGAAAGTAATTTTTTTCTTATGTCAGGTTTTTTGATTGTCTGTTTAGCTAATTGTTTATGTCTATTGGTAATTTTTGATGCAAGTTGTTCTGCTTTAGATTTGTTTTCTTTTTTTATTGATTCTGAAATTTCTATTAAATCATCTGTAGTACCACTAGTTGCAGAACATACTACAACAATTTGATGTTTCTTTGATAAATCATTGAGATGTTTAGCTACTGCTTGAATGTCTTTTGTGGCAGAAATTGATGTTCCACCATATTTTATTACAAGTCTCAATTCAAAATACCTGAACTAGTTAATCTTTAAATGCTTTAACTTTCTACGCGTGGAGCCAAGTAAAAGTGAATTCTGCCAATATTTGCGACTTTGAATTCGATTCTGAGAGGTTTTGCACTTGAAAATTCACAAGTAATTGAGCCTGCGTTTGAGCCTACAGCTTTTACTACAGGATTAAGATATTCAAGACTGTAAGTACCTTCACTGTCTTCTTTGGAAGAAATTTCTTCAATTTCTTTATCATCTTTATCTAAATCAATGACAACTTCGCCTGAATCACCTTTTCCTGAAAAATCTCCTTTTGAGTCAGATGTTTGAATAGTAAGATAATCAGATACAACTTGTACATCTCCAAGAATTTTATCAAACTTTGAAGAAGTTAAAACGATTTTTGAATCATATGGAATTTTTGGTAGTGGGGTATCAGTTGCAGAACTTTCAATTAAACGCATTTTGTATTTTTTATTTTTTCCAACTGTTACAAGCAACATATTTTGTTCAGAGATACTAATCTCTATGCTATCTTTTTTATCAGCTCTCTTGATCAGTTTTGAAAATTCGTCAATTCTTACACCGAATTTAATATCGCTATCACATTCATATTTTTCAAATGCAGAGTTTGGCCAAGAAATATCAATTAAAGCAACGTGAGAAGGATCCATTCCTCTAAAAGTAATTCCTTCTGCTGTAGCTACAAAAGTTGCTTCTTCAACCAAAGTAGAGATTGCAGATATTATAGCTTTAAGATCATCTGATCCACTAGTTTTTGCTCCAAAAGTCAAATCAATTTTCTTCTCTTTATGTACAAGTTAAACGTTATGTGTAATCACGCCAAGTGTATTTACATTTCTGACATCGATAGAATCTAGTTGTAGGTTCATCTGCACTTCTGGTTTGGAACATCCAACCTACTGCTTCATCATGACCACATTTTTCACAGTCAATTTTGACTGTTGGATTTGTGTCTTCTCCTTCATCTCCCTCAAAAGCTAACAAGGAAAAATCTGGTTCTTCTTCAGCAGGAATTTTTTTTGTGGGTTTTGATTCTCCGCCTTCAGTATATCCACATTTAGAACATTGGAGGCCTGAACCACTATTTTTTAATTTGACCTCACATTTGGGGCAAAACTTCAATCTAATTTACCTTAATTTTAGAATGGAATAGTTGGTTGAATTCTTGAGCCATTTTGATTGCTGAATCTGTTGCTTTTTTAATTTCACCGAGTGGTTTTGAACTAGAATTAACTCTCATCCAACATTCATTGGTAAGAGGATGTTTTACAATTACACCTGCAAAATCTGTACTTGATGCTTGTAGCAGCTCATGCTGAATAATGTATAAAATTCCGATATCAGTTTCGGTGATTGAAAGGCTGATTTCTTTAGGTTCAGAACTGATCACTTGTGCGTTCATGTATTCAGAAAAAGCACTTATTGCGGATATAAATCATTATGAGCGGGAACATGGCAGAAAGCAAGATTTCAGCGATCGAATTAGTAAAATCAAAGGATACCTACTCATCT is a window encoding:
- a CDS encoding aspartate kinase — translated: MRLVIKYGGTSISATKDIQAVAKHLNDLSKKHQIVVVCSATSGTTDDLIEISESIKKENKSKAEQLASKITNRHKQLAKQTIKKPDIRKKLLSKFDEDFDELVALIDGMVLLGEVTPRTMDYLFSFGERLSIKLVSSAIADSGKKSIPLTGKEVGIVTDSNFGESKPLIDTTRLRVSKTVDALFSKKTIPVVGGFVGADQHGHVTTFGRGGSDYSATIVGSCIKADEIWLMSDVDGLMTADPKIVKNAKLLKEVSYIEAIEMALFGAKQIHPRTFEPLITKKIPMKIRNSFNIKNEGTLVSASTSSAVKNTVKCVSNVRNNGLIDVQGGSMVGTPGTAAKIFATLAKAGINVMMISQNPSESSITIVVKNTDLDKAVSALELELLGKIIKKLDITTNVAIIALIGSGMRGTVGVASKVFGAIEKNKVNVSMITQGSSELNLAFVVKNSDTNAAVRALHNEFALDKII
- the pcn gene encoding proliferating cell nuclear antigen (pcna), with translation MTFGAKTSGSDDLKAIISAISTLVEEATFVATAEGITFRGMDPSHVALIDISWPNSAFEKYECDSDIKFGVRIDEFSKLIKRADKKDSIEISISEQNMLLVTVGKNKKYKMRLIESSATDTPLPKIPYDSKIVLTSSKFDKILGDVQVVSDYLTIQTSDSKGDFSGKGDSGEVVIDLDKDDKEIEEISSKEDSEGTYSLEYLNPVVKAVGSNAGSITCEFSSAKPLRIEFKVANIGRIHFYLAPRVES
- a CDS encoding transcription factor S, producing the protein MKFCPKCEVKLKNSGSGLQCSKCGYTEGGESKPTKKIPAEEEPDFSLLAFEGDEGEDTNPTVKIDCEKCGHDEAVGWMFQTRSADEPTTRFYRCQKCKYTWRDYT
- a CDS encoding RpoL/Rpb11 RNA polymerase subunit family protein; this translates as MNAQVISSEPKEISLSITETDIGILYIIQHELLQASSTDFAGVIVKHPLTNECWMRVNSSSKPLGEIKKATDSAIKMAQEFNQLFHSKIKVN